One genomic segment of Corynebacterium durum includes these proteins:
- a CDS encoding DUF7822 domain-containing protein: protein MSNTVELYAVTPTGDKLEHRCIAVNPYEIPLLFQLLCSHNPQLVPSRTFKDEDALAIIGDYAEGKQKVLAFLDRCMELNNQHSLVETEELENMIQQVTTVITQPTLEGCTHVLLESVDVAQMLTGNLKQQLGRDHAEVTRVDAAAEERLIRIFTESSKQAPTDEEDDFFFPDFDAMSDEEYAAYLHNDIEKTELTSTPQENLHRLGFAAFGEFGDYYNFTQ from the coding sequence ATGTCCAATACTGTGGAGCTTTACGCGGTCACACCCACAGGCGACAAACTGGAGCATCGCTGCATTGCGGTGAATCCCTACGAGATCCCACTGTTGTTTCAGCTGCTGTGCAGCCACAACCCGCAGCTCGTGCCCAGCCGCACGTTCAAGGACGAGGATGCGCTGGCCATTATCGGGGACTATGCGGAGGGCAAGCAGAAGGTTCTGGCATTCCTAGACCGCTGCATGGAACTGAATAATCAGCATTCGCTTGTGGAGACTGAAGAATTGGAAAACATGATTCAGCAGGTCACCACTGTGATAACCCAGCCCACATTGGAGGGCTGCACGCATGTATTGCTGGAATCCGTGGACGTGGCCCAGATGCTTACTGGCAATCTCAAACAGCAATTAGGGCGCGACCACGCAGAGGTTACTCGCGTGGATGCTGCGGCAGAAGAGCGCCTGATCCGCATTTTTACTGAATCCTCGAAGCAGGCTCCCACCGACGAGGAAGACGATTTTTTCTTCCCCGATTTTGATGCCATGAGCGATGAAGAATACGCCGCCTACCTGCACAATGACATAGAAAAAACCGAACTCACCAGCACACCCCAGGAGAATCTTCATCGCTTGGGGTTTGCCGCATTTGGTGAGTTCGGTGACTACTACAATTTCACTCAGTAA
- a CDS encoding Ohr family peroxiredoxin has product MAETLYTATVTSTGGGRDGRVESKTGDLALDVRPPKELGGAGGAANPELLFAATWASCFNGALQLIMKNAGVDVAHHQPTVTADVSLNRDPSDEGFRLSGTITVAFANQDELSNAAELMEKAHAFCPYSKAVRGEFDADVALG; this is encoded by the coding sequence ATGGCAGAAACCCTGTACACCGCAACCGTCACCTCCACCGGTGGGGGCCGCGACGGCCGCGTCGAATCCAAAACTGGCGACCTCGCCCTTGATGTTCGCCCGCCGAAGGAACTCGGTGGTGCAGGTGGTGCCGCCAACCCCGAGCTGCTGTTTGCCGCCACCTGGGCGTCCTGCTTCAACGGTGCGCTTCAGCTCATCATGAAGAACGCGGGTGTTGACGTCGCTCACCACCAGCCCACCGTGACCGCCGATGTGTCCCTGAACCGCGACCCCAGCGACGAGGGTTTCCGCCTCAGCGGCACCATCACCGTTGCGTTTGCCAACCAGGACGAGCTGTCTAACGCCGCCGAGCTGATGGAGAAGGCCCACGCCTTCTGCCCCTACTCCAAAGCCGTGCGCGGTGAATTCGACGCAGACGTTGCGCTTGGGTAA
- a CDS encoding salicylate synthase, which produces MFTETILTTAQPTRNILAALTSALGDYIVYEQGEVTFIVAQPVWEFTLHGGHDTPWDAVRDVIQGTDYAHDQAIYGWVGFELASGGAAGQEIAHFLIPGIEIRIAGENVTIRTSDDVAPDVVAQLRSIIESADPYQPEPPRGANVRALDQRYLDAVAAAVAEIQAGVLQKVILSRVVDLPFTVNMLDTYLHGRAANTPARSFLFSLGDWQAAGFSPETVVEVNSRGEVSTQPLAGTRALTGDAVEDEILRSELLADPKEIFEHAASVKLACEELSMVADANGPWVSEFMEIKPRGSVQHLGSRVNCHLADGKNAWDALAVLFPAITASGIPKAPAYELIKKHETAPRMLYSGAVLRADSDGSLDAALVLRTVYQHAGKAWLRAGAGIVLGSTPAREHEETCEKLSSVAPYVVAQD; this is translated from the coding sequence ATGTTTACAGAAACAATCCTCACCACAGCACAACCAACACGGAACATTCTTGCGGCGCTCACCAGCGCACTGGGGGATTACATTGTCTACGAACAAGGCGAGGTCACCTTCATTGTGGCCCAGCCTGTCTGGGAATTCACCCTGCACGGCGGGCACGACACCCCATGGGATGCGGTGCGCGATGTCATTCAGGGCACCGACTACGCCCACGACCAGGCCATCTATGGGTGGGTGGGGTTTGAACTCGCCTCCGGTGGGGCAGCGGGGCAGGAAATAGCACACTTTCTTATCCCTGGTATTGAAATCCGCATCGCAGGCGAGAACGTCACCATCCGCACTAGCGACGATGTTGCCCCAGACGTGGTGGCCCAACTCCGCAGCATCATCGAATCGGCTGACCCCTACCAGCCCGAACCCCCACGAGGGGCCAATGTTCGCGCACTGGATCAGCGCTACCTTGATGCTGTCGCAGCAGCTGTGGCGGAGATTCAGGCCGGTGTCCTGCAAAAAGTCATTCTCTCCCGCGTGGTTGACCTCCCCTTTACCGTGAATATGCTGGACACCTACCTGCATGGCAGGGCAGCCAACACCCCGGCGCGCTCCTTCCTGTTCTCGTTGGGCGACTGGCAGGCGGCTGGATTCAGCCCGGAAACAGTGGTGGAGGTGAATTCTCGTGGCGAGGTGTCCACCCAGCCACTCGCGGGGACTAGGGCGTTGACTGGGGACGCGGTGGAAGATGAGATTCTGCGCAGTGAGTTGTTGGCTGACCCGAAGGAAATATTCGAGCATGCTGCATCGGTGAAGCTTGCTTGTGAGGAACTAAGCATGGTTGCTGATGCCAACGGCCCGTGGGTGTCTGAGTTTATGGAGATCAAACCTCGCGGTAGTGTGCAGCACCTAGGTTCACGGGTGAACTGCCACCTAGCAGACGGGAAGAACGCGTGGGATGCGCTGGCGGTGTTGTTCCCGGCGATTACCGCCTCGGGAATCCCGAAGGCCCCGGCCTACGAGTTGATAAAAAAGCATGAAACCGCACCCCGCATGCTCTATTCGGGTGCTGTGTTGCGCGCCGACAGCGATGGTTCCCTTGACGCTGCGTTGGTGCTGCGCACCGTGTACCAGCATGCGGGGAAAGCATGGCTGCGCGCTGGTGCTGGCATTGTGCTGGGGTCCACGCCCGCCAGAGAGCATGAGGAAACATGCGAGAAGCTCAGCAGCGTGGCACCATACGTGGTTGCCCAGGACTAG
- a CDS encoding Na+/H+ antiporter subunit G — MSIAAVIATALVVVATLLIVATVIALWRAPDAVTRANLMGPTTGVAAPLLIIAKVVYDAADGITPNSLIRAVLAILGLLIVASVSGFYMGRSLQETARERTEAAEAADA, encoded by the coding sequence ATGAGTATTGCCGCTGTCATTGCAACCGCGCTGGTGGTGGTGGCCACCCTCCTGATCGTGGCAACCGTGATTGCCCTGTGGCGCGCCCCCGACGCCGTAACCCGCGCAAACCTCATGGGCCCCACCACGGGTGTCGCCGCTCCCCTGCTCATCATCGCGAAAGTAGTGTACGACGCCGCCGACGGCATCACCCCCAACAGCCTCATCCGTGCGGTACTAGCAATCCTGGGACTGCTGATCGTAGCCTCCGTGTCCGGGTTCTACATGGGGCGCTCACTGCAGGAAACCGCGCGGGAACGCACTGAGGCTGCGGAGGCTGCTGACGCTTAG
- a CDS encoding monovalent cation/H+ antiporter complex subunit F: protein MTMVLWACIAVIGVSLLATLLLMVRTKDVPSRAVLADMIFYCMIATYLVWTLLHDSSIAYEITVLGALLGLLSTVSMARILSKGRR from the coding sequence ATGACTATGGTTCTGTGGGCGTGCATCGCCGTCATTGGGGTATCCCTGCTGGCCACACTGCTGCTGATGGTGCGAACCAAGGATGTGCCCAGCCGGGCGGTACTGGCAGACATGATTTTCTACTGCATGATCGCCACCTACCTGGTGTGGACGCTGTTGCATGACTCCTCCATAGCCTACGAAATCACAGTGCTAGGTGCGCTGCTTGGCCTGCTCAGCACAGTGTCTATGGCACGCATCCTGTCGAAAGGACGCCGCTGA
- a CDS encoding monovalent cation/H+ antiporter subunit E: MNRIIHGVRYSTWLIGQVIVGAFVIVFDVIRVRSQMHPAVVEYPLRVRSDWELAAFSTSITMTPGTLSLGFKDVDESGCPRVLLVHAVYGADPDEVIAGLADMEERLAPHVKEVA; this comes from the coding sequence ATGAACCGGATTATTCACGGCGTACGGTACTCAACCTGGCTGATCGGCCAAGTGATCGTGGGCGCGTTTGTCATTGTCTTCGATGTGATCAGGGTGCGATCCCAAATGCACCCTGCGGTGGTGGAGTATCCCCTGCGGGTGCGCTCCGACTGGGAGTTAGCGGCGTTTTCCACCTCCATCACCATGACCCCGGGTACGTTATCGTTGGGCTTTAAAGACGTGGACGAGTCTGGCTGCCCACGGGTTTTGTTGGTCCATGCTGTGTACGGGGCGGACCCGGACGAGGTTATCGCGGGGCTTGCGGACATGGAGGAACGCCTCGCGCCACACGTCAAGGAGGTTGCGTAA
- a CDS encoding monovalent cation/H+ antiporter subunit D family protein gives MSGVMLPLFMASGLTGAALAVVSPWRVLRDALALAIPALGTVAGIWLFATTAQHGTIAHSVGLFTGGVAIPFAADALSAVMIVAASIVAFASNWFALVVGETRARFYPALTLMLLGGVYGALLTADLFNLFVFIEVMLLPSYGLITMTGSWSRLAGGRMFVLVNLLTSTVLLIGVSIVYGVIGTVNLAALAGAAKGNGPLTVAMGLVVLALSVKSGLFPVHTWLPRTYPGTSAAVMGLFSGLHTKVAVYALYRIYVVVFDLDQRWAWTIIIFCVVSMLVGSFAGLAEHAMRRIIAYQMVTGMPYIVVMLAFSADDPTRAVAAGIVYMVHHMITVGSLVLTAGAIEETYGTDLLSRLDGLARRDPLVAAVFAMGAFSIVGFPPFSGLWGKVLVVTEIARAGDWHAWLVIAVIIVASFGALLSMIRLWREAFWGGNVQLPDGLYVPLTKLAPGAALIVVSVGMFIAGGALIDAAMTAASGLLDVSGYQHAILGDVNAAIGVVK, from the coding sequence ATGAGCGGTGTGATGCTGCCTTTGTTCATGGCCAGCGGTTTGACGGGCGCGGCGTTGGCTGTGGTGTCCCCGTGGCGGGTGCTTCGCGACGCCCTGGCACTCGCCATTCCAGCTCTCGGAACTGTTGCCGGGATATGGTTGTTTGCCACCACCGCGCAGCACGGAACCATCGCCCACAGCGTGGGGTTGTTTACCGGCGGAGTGGCCATTCCTTTCGCTGCGGATGCGCTGAGTGCGGTGATGATTGTCGCGGCGTCGATAGTGGCGTTCGCCTCCAACTGGTTTGCGCTGGTGGTGGGCGAAACCCGGGCGCGTTTCTACCCGGCGCTGACGCTGATGCTGTTGGGCGGCGTGTACGGCGCACTGCTGACGGCGGATTTGTTTAACCTGTTTGTGTTCATTGAGGTGATGCTGCTGCCGTCCTACGGCCTGATCACCATGACCGGGTCGTGGTCCCGCCTGGCTGGTGGCCGCATGTTTGTGCTGGTGAACCTGCTGACGTCAACGGTGCTGCTGATCGGCGTGTCCATAGTGTATGGCGTGATCGGCACGGTGAACCTGGCCGCACTCGCGGGCGCAGCCAAAGGCAACGGACCGCTGACGGTGGCGATGGGCCTAGTGGTGCTGGCGCTGTCGGTGAAGTCGGGCCTATTCCCCGTGCATACGTGGCTGCCGCGCACCTATCCGGGAACCTCAGCTGCGGTGATGGGTTTGTTCTCTGGGCTGCACACCAAAGTGGCGGTGTACGCCCTGTACCGCATCTATGTGGTGGTGTTTGACCTGGATCAGCGCTGGGCGTGGACGATTATCATCTTCTGCGTAGTCTCCATGCTGGTGGGTAGTTTCGCCGGGCTTGCGGAGCACGCCATGCGACGCATTATTGCCTACCAGATGGTCACCGGCATGCCGTACATCGTGGTGATGCTGGCGTTCAGTGCCGACGATCCCACGCGCGCCGTCGCCGCCGGCATTGTGTACATGGTGCACCACATGATCACCGTGGGGTCGCTGGTACTCACCGCAGGTGCCATTGAGGAAACCTACGGCACGGACCTGCTTTCTCGACTGGACGGGTTGGCCCGCCGCGACCCCCTGGTGGCCGCCGTGTTCGCCATGGGTGCATTCTCCATCGTGGGATTCCCCCCGTTTTCTGGCCTGTGGGGCAAGGTGCTCGTGGTCACGGAAATCGCACGCGCCGGGGATTGGCACGCCTGGCTGGTCATTGCCGTGATTATTGTGGCGAGCTTTGGTGCGCTACTGTCCATGATCCGCCTGTGGAGGGAAGCGTTCTGGGGCGGCAACGTCCAGCTCCCCGACGGCCTGTACGTGCCATTGACCAAACTCGCACCCGGCGCGGCATTGATTGTGGTGTCCGTGGGCATGTTTATCGCTGGTGGCGCGCTTATCGACGCCGCGATGACCGCCGCCTCCGGCCTGCTTGATGTGTCCGGGTATCAGCACGCCATCCTAGGTGACGTGAACGCTGCAATTGGAGTGGTGAAATGA
- a CDS encoding cation:proton antiporter subunit C, producing the protein MIIAVTIAVLVAGGVYMILQRGMVRIVFGMGLVSHATNLLILATGIGAWRSEPFAERTPLSDAADPLPQAFVLTAIVITMATTAFMLTLAALGRSDDTRTVEDPEEESPLETRGRTASVSESAVAKEEQR; encoded by the coding sequence ATGATTATTGCTGTGACTATCGCAGTGTTGGTTGCGGGCGGGGTGTACATGATCCTGCAGCGCGGCATGGTGCGCATTGTGTTTGGCATGGGTTTGGTCAGCCACGCCACAAACTTGCTGATCCTGGCCACGGGCATTGGGGCGTGGCGTAGCGAACCGTTTGCGGAGCGCACGCCCCTGTCCGACGCGGCTGACCCGTTGCCGCAGGCGTTTGTGCTGACGGCCATTGTGATCACAATGGCGACGACGGCGTTTATGTTGACGCTGGCGGCACTGGGTCGTTCCGACGATACACGCACGGTGGAGGACCCGGAGGAAGAGTCGCCACTGGAGACCCGCGGCCGTACCGCCTCGGTGTCAGAGTCGGCGGTAGCTAAGGAGGAGCAGCGATGA
- a CDS encoding DUF4040 family protein: MTLLVVLVLSAVAVGVSPFAVRVLDRKAGWPLAALFIAAAWVVGRHVPDVISHSPLSYKITWLKDAIAPGMDIDFALRGDALSVFFALLALVIGAAVFIYSAAYLHNNDGNTSFYLIMSAFMLSVLLLVLSDDVVVLFIAWELVSIGSFLLIARAGSGGEAGSMRTLILTFTGGLTLLAAVAIMATQAGTTNLTDIIASNFWTEKPGLTTAIAMLIAVSAFTKSAQFPFHFWLPEAMAAATPVSAFLHAAAVVKAGIYLLLRFSPVFHNNAAWNVVLITVGMFTAVMAALFAVQKTDLKRLTAYSTVSHLGWIVATIGVGTPFALAAALVHTFAHALFKSSLFMLIGVVDHQAGSRDVRRLGSLYRQMPFTFISVVVGALSMAAVPPLLGFISKEGMLEAYTEAPLPTAAVWLLLAAAATGALLTITYSTRLVFGAFVDGPRDMSQVKEAPVVLWLPAALPGLMSVPLAFMVGVLDAPVGAAVDTHVHLGLWHGVSTPLLISLGVLAAGAVVVWKRQAVFALADARHFLPFNGNKALQGLLLGMARWGRFVARMADSYSPTPHLTYPILMIVLLAAGTTMFPGVDGVPMQPRVDGIDRPMDLLPLAIVVVSVITLITTHSRLTAAVMLGTTGVGVTLQILMLGAPDVALTQFLVELLVVVIIMFVLRQQPELFHRTSRPRSARAGIIAIAAGVATFLGVWALLGRHERPEIAMWYLREAPGISGGANVVNTILVEFRALDTMGELSVLGMAGVVIAAVVGSIPRHPFLKGTHPAPFTLPEVNSIPMRMLCRALVPVLSVLAFVIFMRGHNDPGGGFIAALVACAAVVARYLSKGSDGPIVKQNTPFYLTGFGMLTALFAGVLGLTHGSFLYPIHGHILHQHVTTSMIFDLGVFLAVLGMLTLAINALGGPQRPGADRDLLPFTRGSNHPLPQTPQVDASDTSEAGVSS, translated from the coding sequence GTGACCTTGCTTGTTGTGCTTGTGCTATCGGCGGTTGCTGTGGGGGTTTCCCCGTTTGCTGTTCGCGTATTGGACCGAAAAGCTGGGTGGCCGTTAGCGGCGTTGTTTATTGCCGCTGCGTGGGTGGTGGGACGCCATGTCCCTGACGTTATTTCCCATTCACCATTGTCCTACAAGATAACGTGGCTTAAGGATGCCATTGCCCCAGGGATGGATATTGATTTTGCGTTGCGGGGAGATGCCCTCAGCGTATTTTTTGCCCTGTTAGCTCTTGTTATTGGCGCGGCTGTGTTTATCTATTCCGCCGCATATTTGCATAACAATGACGGCAATACCAGCTTCTATCTCATTATGTCAGCATTTATGCTGTCGGTGTTGCTACTGGTGTTGTCGGACGATGTTGTGGTGCTGTTCATCGCCTGGGAGCTGGTGTCCATTGGTTCGTTCCTGCTCATCGCCCGCGCGGGATCGGGCGGCGAGGCGGGTTCGATGCGCACATTGATCCTCACTTTTACCGGCGGTTTGACCCTGCTGGCGGCGGTGGCGATTATGGCCACTCAGGCTGGAACAACCAACCTGACGGATATTATCGCCTCGAATTTCTGGACGGAAAAGCCTGGTTTGACCACCGCCATCGCCATGCTTATCGCAGTGTCCGCGTTTACCAAGTCGGCGCAGTTTCCTTTCCATTTCTGGCTCCCGGAAGCCATGGCTGCGGCCACTCCGGTGAGTGCGTTTCTGCACGCCGCCGCCGTGGTGAAGGCAGGCATTTATCTGCTGTTGCGTTTTTCGCCGGTATTTCATAACAATGCCGCCTGGAATGTTGTGCTCATAACGGTGGGTATGTTTACTGCCGTCATGGCCGCATTGTTTGCGGTGCAGAAAACAGATTTGAAGCGCCTGACCGCGTATTCCACGGTGTCTCATTTGGGCTGGATCGTGGCAACCATTGGCGTGGGAACGCCGTTTGCCCTGGCAGCAGCGCTAGTGCACACATTTGCCCACGCCCTGTTTAAGTCAAGTTTGTTCATGCTGATTGGCGTGGTCGATCACCAGGCTGGGTCGCGTGACGTTCGTCGCTTGGGTTCGCTCTACCGCCAGATGCCGTTCACCTTTATTTCCGTGGTGGTGGGCGCATTGTCCATGGCTGCTGTCCCGCCGCTACTGGGGTTCATTTCTAAGGAAGGGATGCTGGAAGCATACACCGAGGCACCCCTTCCAACCGCCGCCGTGTGGTTGCTCCTCGCCGCCGCAGCGACGGGCGCGCTGCTGACAATCACCTATTCCACTCGCCTGGTGTTTGGTGCGTTTGTGGATGGTCCCCGCGATATGTCGCAGGTCAAGGAAGCCCCCGTAGTGCTGTGGCTTCCCGCCGCTCTGCCTGGGTTGATGTCGGTGCCGCTGGCCTTCATGGTGGGTGTGTTGGACGCTCCGGTAGGGGCGGCCGTCGATACGCATGTGCACCTGGGGTTGTGGCACGGGGTGAGCACGCCGCTTTTGATTTCCCTGGGTGTCCTCGCCGCTGGGGCCGTTGTGGTGTGGAAGCGTCAGGCAGTATTTGCGCTTGCCGACGCCCGCCACTTCCTCCCGTTCAACGGAAACAAGGCGTTGCAGGGGTTGCTGTTGGGCATGGCTCGCTGGGGTCGTTTTGTGGCGCGCATGGCGGATTCCTACAGCCCGACCCCACACCTGACCTATCCGATCCTCATGATTGTGCTGCTCGCGGCCGGAACCACCATGTTCCCCGGCGTAGATGGCGTGCCCATGCAACCGCGTGTGGACGGCATTGACCGTCCCATGGACCTACTGCCGCTGGCAATCGTGGTGGTGTCGGTGATCACGCTCATCACCACGCACTCGCGCCTCACCGCAGCTGTGATGCTGGGTACCACCGGCGTGGGTGTGACGTTGCAGATCCTGATGCTGGGTGCCCCGGACGTGGCGCTCACGCAGTTCCTGGTGGAGCTGCTGGTGGTGGTGATCATCATGTTTGTGCTGCGGCAACAACCCGAGTTGTTCCACCGCACGTCCAGGCCGCGTAGCGCGCGCGCCGGGATTATTGCCATCGCCGCTGGTGTAGCCACCTTCCTGGGCGTGTGGGCGCTGTTGGGCAGGCACGAACGCCCAGAGATTGCGATGTGGTACCTGCGGGAAGCGCCGGGCATTTCAGGCGGCGCAAACGTGGTGAACACAATTCTTGTGGAGTTCCGTGCACTGGATACCATGGGCGAACTTTCGGTGCTGGGTATGGCTGGTGTGGTTATTGCAGCGGTGGTTGGGTCGATTCCCCGGCACCCCTTCCTGAAAGGCACCCATCCCGCGCCGTTCACGCTGCCTGAGGTGAATTCGATCCCCATGCGCATGCTGTGCCGCGCGCTGGTACCGGTGCTGAGTGTGCTGGCGTTTGTGATCTTCATGCGTGGGCACAACGATCCTGGCGGTGGTTTCATTGCGGCGCTGGTGGCCTGTGCCGCCGTGGTGGCGCGGTATTTGTCCAAGGGGTCGGACGGGCCGATCGTCAAGCAGAACACACCCTTCTACCTGACTGGGTTCGGCATGCTCACGGCCCTATTCGCGGGCGTGCTGGGGCTGACGCATGGGTCGTTCCTCTACCCCATTCACGGGCATATCCTGCACCAACACGTGACCACCTCCATGATCTTTGACCTGGGCGTGTTCCTCGCCGTGCTGGGCATGCTCACCCTGGCAATTAACGCCCTGGGTGGACCACAACGCCCCGGCGCGGACCGTGATCTTCTCCCGTTTACCCGCGGCAGCAATCATCCTCTCCCCCAGACGCCGCAGGTTGATGCTTCTGACACTTCCGAGGCTGGTGTTTCCTCATGA
- a CDS encoding YhgE/Pip domain-containing protein, translated as MSPLRTFLVSLALALPLIGGAIYVAASGSDVSQTWNNSSDTTSGAPAAGGTGGIPPESLVGARRAAGEAGTQSGFLVTGTGELVAGVDKLTGSANDMTGATKELANGTQQLADGMTQIQAGTGQLGSAASQVADGVDQAVEQVQGVIALQPQLLAAIDDADRKLAANPAPDAADARKQLAGFRSQVAGFKLGGGTVDQLAQLRSGSRDIANQLTQPGSQYHDAIYTATDGSKQLSSRMQEYATGVDAALASVGELHNGVQRIDGMAKATQDKTTAMQRALPAVTQVQPAENTDSEPEKTSSLPPMYAFLIAALVSAAGVAYVWSTGGGRNWLNLLGVSGGLALVGSVLFALLANGLGVGSALLGVLTLCATAGVSVFGSSALLSLLGERWGRIALAVGSIAQVGVVGWVWKTSAAAETASWAQAISALMPLHYPTSALTTIGNAGSGSALAVALIVMLLLGVGGGVVVRRSV; from the coding sequence ATGAGCCCCTTGCGTACCTTTCTTGTCAGTCTTGCCCTCGCGCTGCCGCTCATCGGTGGTGCTATCTATGTTGCTGCATCAGGTTCTGATGTCTCTCAAACCTGGAACAACAGCAGCGATACCACCAGTGGTGCTCCCGCAGCGGGTGGTACTGGCGGGATCCCGCCCGAAAGCCTCGTGGGGGCTCGGCGTGCAGCGGGTGAGGCGGGTACGCAATCAGGTTTTCTGGTCACCGGCACTGGGGAACTTGTGGCAGGTGTAGACAAACTCACTGGTAGCGCCAACGACATGACTGGTGCGACCAAAGAACTTGCAAACGGTACCCAACAGCTTGCTGACGGTATGACGCAGATCCAGGCAGGCACGGGGCAGCTTGGCTCCGCAGCCAGCCAAGTCGCCGATGGTGTGGACCAGGCTGTGGAACAGGTACAAGGCGTCATTGCCCTGCAGCCGCAGCTCCTCGCCGCCATTGACGACGCCGACCGCAAACTTGCCGCCAATCCCGCTCCCGATGCTGCCGATGCCCGCAAACAACTCGCTGGTTTCCGCTCTCAGGTGGCGGGCTTCAAACTCGGTGGCGGAACGGTTGACCAGCTCGCCCAACTGCGTAGCGGTTCCCGCGATATCGCCAACCAGCTCACCCAACCTGGTTCCCAATACCACGACGCCATCTACACAGCCACCGACGGTTCCAAGCAGCTGTCCTCCCGCATGCAGGAATACGCCACGGGTGTCGACGCCGCGTTAGCCTCCGTTGGTGAGCTCCACAACGGCGTCCAGCGCATTGACGGAATGGCTAAGGCAACCCAGGACAAAACCACTGCCATGCAGCGTGCCTTGCCCGCAGTGACACAGGTGCAACCTGCGGAAAATACTGATTCCGAGCCTGAGAAAACCTCCAGCTTGCCACCCATGTATGCCTTCCTCATTGCCGCGCTGGTCAGCGCAGCAGGGGTGGCCTACGTCTGGAGCACCGGTGGTGGTCGAAACTGGCTGAACCTGCTGGGAGTATCCGGTGGTCTGGCGCTTGTGGGTAGTGTGCTCTTCGCTCTCCTTGCGAATGGGCTTGGTGTGGGGAGTGCACTGCTGGGGGTTCTGACATTGTGTGCCACGGCGGGAGTTTCCGTGTTCGGCAGTTCCGCCCTACTGTCCCTGCTTGGTGAGCGTTGGGGGCGCATCGCACTCGCTGTCGGCAGCATCGCCCAAGTGGGCGTGGTGGGATGGGTGTGGAAAACCTCAGCCGCCGCAGAAACCGCATCGTGGGCGCAGGCCATTTCTGCCCTCATGCCCCTGCACTATCCAACCTCAGCGCTTACCACCATCGGCAACGCCGGATCGGGATCCGCGCTGGCAGTGGCGCTGATCGTAATGCTGCTCCTTGGTGTTGGTGGGGGAGTAGTGGTGCGGAGAAGTGTGTAG
- a CDS encoding metallophosphoesterase — translation MVHKAVKILASLPLIGGVAGLALAAWGNRELNQFTLHEYTLPLLEPGTLRGEKEFRILHISDLHMLPNQPHKKEWVAALDQLAPDLVINTGDNLGAVNSVPHLLQALDPLLHRPGLFVFGTNDYYAPRPVNPFGYLLGKKRKVSRITLPWEGMRAAFIERGWRDANQARHEFKVGPVRIAAAGVDDPHHNLDDYSAVAGAPNSDADLSLALLHAPEPRVLELFDADGYQLALSGHTHGGQICLPNGKAIVTNCGIDRERASGLHRFGSMLMHVSNGLGTSKYAPVRLFCRPSATLLRIVEK, via the coding sequence GTGGTTCACAAAGCAGTTAAAATCCTCGCATCCCTCCCCCTTATCGGCGGTGTAGCCGGGCTCGCGCTCGCCGCCTGGGGAAACCGCGAACTCAACCAGTTCACCCTTCACGAGTACACCCTGCCCCTCCTCGAACCAGGAACGCTGCGCGGCGAGAAAGAATTCCGCATCCTGCACATTTCCGACCTGCACATGCTGCCCAATCAGCCGCACAAAAAAGAATGGGTGGCCGCGCTGGACCAGCTGGCGCCCGACCTTGTGATCAACACCGGCGACAACCTCGGGGCTGTCAACTCCGTGCCCCACCTCCTCCAAGCACTCGACCCACTGCTCCACCGCCCAGGGTTGTTCGTCTTTGGCACCAACGACTACTACGCGCCACGCCCCGTCAATCCTTTTGGCTACCTGCTGGGCAAAAAACGCAAGGTCAGCCGCATCACACTCCCCTGGGAAGGTATGAGGGCCGCCTTCATCGAACGCGGCTGGCGCGACGCCAACCAAGCGCGTCACGAATTCAAAGTAGGGCCAGTACGCATCGCCGCCGCAGGTGTCGACGACCCCCACCACAACCTCGACGACTACTCCGCCGTCGCCGGTGCCCCCAACAGCGACGCCGACCTCAGCCTCGCCCTCCTCCACGCGCCCGAGCCCCGCGTCCTTGAGCTTTTCGACGCCGACGGCTACCAGCTCGCCCTCTCCGGGCACACCCACGGTGGACAGATCTGCCTACCTAACGGCAAAGCCATAGTGACCAACTGCGGCATTGACCGCGAACGAGCATCCGGACTGCACCGCTTTGGCTCCATGCTCATGCACGTAAGCAACGGGTTGGGGACCTCGAAATACGCACCTGTGCGACTGTTTTGCCGCCCCTCCGCCACGCTGCTGCGCATCGTGGAGAAGTAA